One Dioscorea cayenensis subsp. rotundata cultivar TDr96_F1 chromosome 15, TDr96_F1_v2_PseudoChromosome.rev07_lg8_w22 25.fasta, whole genome shotgun sequence genomic region harbors:
- the LOC120277963 gene encoding protein LIFEGUARD 2-like, protein MWRPSFGKDGDLESGPRPLYPMMLESPDLRWAFIRKIYFILATQLLLTVAVAAVVVTVRPISHFFVSSTAGLGLYIFLIIFPFILLCPLYYYHQKHPVNFLLLGLFTVSISFAVGMTCAFTSGKVILEAAILTAVVVIGLTLYTFWAVKRGQDFNFLGPFLFASVLVLMVFALIQIFFPLGKISVMIYGGLAAIIFCGYIVYDTDNLIKRYTYDEYIWAAVALYLDVINLFLSLLTLLRAAND, encoded by the exons ATGTGGCGGCCATCATTCGGGAAGGACGGGGACCTGGAGTCCGGCCCCCGGCCGCTGTATCCGATGATGCTGGAGAGCCCGGATCTACGATGGGCCTTCATCCGAAAGATTTACTTCATCCTCGCAACCCAATTGCTCCTCACCGTCGCCGTGGCCGCCGTCGTCGTCACCGTTCGCCCTATCTCCCACTTCTTCGTCTCTTCCACCGCTGGCTTGGGGCTCTATATTTTCCTCATTATATTCCCATTTATCT tGCTGTGTCCTCTTTACTACTATCATCAGAAGCATCCGGTGAATTTCTTGCTTCTTGGATTGTTCACGGTGTCGATAAGTTTTGCTGTTGGGATGACATGCGCTTTTACTAGTG GGAAGGTGATCCTGGAAGCAGCTATTCTTACAGCAGTAGTGGTCATTGGTCTCACCCTTTACACTTTCTGGGCGGTAAAGAGAGGGCAGGACTTCAACTTTTTGGGTCCTTTCCTTTTTGCTTCCGTCTTGGTATTAATGGTTTTTGCTCTTATTCAG ATTTTCTTCCCACTTGGCAAGATATCGGTCATGATCTATGGAGGTTTGGCCGCCATTATCTTCTGTGGTTACATCGTCTATGATACTGACAATTTGATCAAACGTTACACGTATGATGAGTACATCTGGGCTGCAGTTGCATTATATCTAGATGTTATCAATCTCTTCCTCTCCCTGCTCACCCTATTAAGAGCAGCTAATGATTAA
- the LOC120277486 gene encoding protein LIFEGUARD 4-like: MGKQNQCNGGKEGDIETGHTPAAAALYPNMAENPSFRWAFIRKVYSIILIQLLLTVAVASAFIFVRPISVFLFAGTPVSWAVLILIIIAPLITMFPMFYFQERHPINVFLLGLFTIFMACSIGLACATKSGKVVLEAAVLTIAVVVAITLYTFWAAKRGYDFNFLGPFLTAAILILLIYWAIQIFFPLGKIGQTIYGFLGSIIFSGFILYDTDNLIKRYTYDQYISAAIALYLDIINLFTSILSIFSGMDS; encoded by the exons ATGGGGAAgcaaaatcaatgcaatggagGAAAGGAAGGAGACATAGAGACCGGCCATACCCCCGCCGCTGCCGCATTGTACCCTAACATGGCCGAAAACCCCTCTTTTCGCTGGGCTTTTATCCGTAAGGTCTACTCCATCATTTTGATCCAGCTCCTTCTCACTGTCGCCGTTGCCTCCGCTTTCATTTTCGTTCGCCCGATCTCTGTCTTCCTCTTCGCCGGCACCCCTGTTAGCTGGGCTGttctcatcctcatcatcatcgcGCCTTTAATCA ctATGTTTCCGATGTTTTATTTCCAAGAGCGTCATCCGATCAATGTTTTTTTGCTTGGATTGTTCACCATTTTCATGGCTTGCAGCATTGGATTGGCATGCGCGACCAAGAGCG GGAAAGTGGTTCTTGAAGCTGCAGTGCTAACAATAGCAGTAGTAGTAGCAATCACATTATACACTTTTTGGGCTGCAAAGAGAGGTTATGATTTCAACTTCCTTGGGCCATTCTTGACTGCTGCAATACTAATACTACTCATATACTGGGCAATCCAG ATTTTCTTCCCGTTGGGAAAGATTGGTCAGACAATATACGGATTCCTGGGTTCAATCATATTTTCCGGCTTTATCCTCTACGATACGGATAACTTGATCAAGCGATATACCTACGACCAGTATATCTCTGCTGCCATTGCTTTGTATCTAGACATCATCAACCTCTTTACATCCATCCTCAGCATCTTCAGCGGCATGGATTCATAA